The following proteins are co-located in the Megalobrama amblycephala isolate DHTTF-2021 linkage group LG12, ASM1881202v1, whole genome shotgun sequence genome:
- the irak1 gene encoding interleukin-1 receptor-associated kinase 1 isoform X3: MHKWGCRNGTVGELLQILEGLQWFRPRDIILECRRIPQSRLERRSPSPVPPSTACQTSTVSFIKEFLPVHEIRPLPKPSPPPPDMDSISSRTSNIAEKCPSKNRVDPPPLYSTAMSWPFEEIQRGTCNFSPCKQIGEGGFGHVYQAVMRNTEFAVKKLKEDSHLDWDVVKESFRTEVEKLSQHPCTFWAQFSLSNNPRYRHPNIMDFVGYSIDRQIYCLIYVYMPNGSLEDRLRCEDSNALSWSQRVNVLLGTAKAIQYLHSCSPALIHGDIKSSNILLGDHLEPKLGDFGLARFCRSPSKTPGKTSTVAHTATVRGTLAYLPEEYLKDGQLGVEIDVYSFGVVILEVLTGRQALEVDGQSKTVYLKDLVKEEEDDGRSFSKGKHSRELSYVNAAENICRKHLDPRLMTKDTPTPHGSMEISQMACRCLERRRKKRPPMTEVFKALQDVHSGLKTSGRLTTVRLSPVSSHPSTPEPLRSNDSSLDSLTHQFSKLHPQENTYPYLQKPVFPTLNSVMTQSSCSVSELNAESWASQSSGMPCESDESQGFSQYLTSHCSRPQSTSCGACGVQSTEISSSLEENPSQSSPNEDFSDQKAFINPVRQRLVQKMELYEEGRILTSDLLSSGDSLYRGMNAQTREPEESDEFASETSGVDMQSPAAV; encoded by the exons ATGCACAAATGGGGCTGTCGCAACGGGACGGTTGGAGAACTACTGCAGATTCTTGAAGGCTTGCAGTGGTTTCGGCCCCGTGATATCATCCTTGAAT GTAGACGTATACCGCAGTCTCGTTTGGAGCGACGGTCACCTTCACCGGTGCCACCATCCACGGCATGTCAAACCAGTACAGTCAGCTTTATCAAAGAGTTTCTCCCGGTCCACG AAATCAGGCCTCTACCCAAGCCTAGCCCTCCACCGCCCGATATGGACTCCATCAGTTCAAGAACCTCAAATATAGCCGAAAAG TGCCCAAGTAAGAACCGGGTGGATCCCCCGCCTCTTTACTCCACTGCGATGAGTTGGCCGTTTGAAGAAATACAGAGAGGCACATGCAATTTTTCGCCGTGCAAGCAGATCGGAGAAGGAGGTTTTGGGCACGTGTATCAAGCTGTGATGAGAAACACAGAGTTCGCTGTGAAGAAGCTGAAAGAG GACTCTCATTTGGATTGGGATGTCGTGAAGGAAAGTTTCAGGACGGAAGTGGAAAAACTTTCACA GCACCCATGCACATTTTGGGCCCAATTCTCCCTTTCCAACAATCCTAG ATACAGGCATCCCAACATAATGGACTTTGTTGGCTACAGTATAGACAGACAAATTTATTGTCtcatatatgtttatatgccGAATGGCTCTTTAGAAGACCGACTACGCTGTGAG GACAGCAACGCCCTCTCTTGGTCACAGCGTGTAAATGTGTTACTGGGCACTGCAAAAGCTATTCAATACCTGCATTCTTGTTCACCTGCACTTATTCATGGAGATATCAAGAG CTCTAACATCCTTTTAGGCGATCACCTGGAGCCCAAGTTGGGCGACTTTGGATTGGCGCGTTTCTGTCGGAGCCCCAGCAAAACCCCAGGCAAGACGTCCACCGTGGCTCACACTGCAACGGTACGGGGAACTCTCGCATACCTCCCAGAAGAATACCTGAAGGATGGACAGCTAGGAGTGGAGATCGATGTCTACAGCTTTGGAGTG GTCATACTAGAGGTACTTACTGGACGGCAGGCACTTGAGGTCGATGGCCAGTCCAAAACTGTTTACTTG AAAGATCTGGTTAAAGAGGAGGAAGATGATGGGAGAAGCTTCAGCAAAGGGAAGCACTCGCGAGAGCTGTCCTATGTTAACGCGGCGGAGAACATCTGCAGGAAACATCTGGATCCACGATTGATGACTAAAGACACACCTACCCCTCATGGATCAATGGAAATTTCTCAAATGGCATGTCGATGTTTAGAACGACGGAGGAAGAAGAGGCCTCCTATGACGGAA GTGTTTAAAGCACTTCAAGATGTACATTCAGGGTTGAAGACCTCTGGCAGATTGACCACGGTCAGATTATCTCCTGTATCATCTCATCCATCCACCCCTGAGCCTCTGCGCTCCAACGACAGCTCTCTGGACTCTCTCACCCATCAGTTCTCCAAACTCCACCCTCAAGAGAACACATACCCCTACCTTCAAAAGCCTGTCTTTCCCACCTTGAACTCTGTAATGACTCAGTCTAGCTGCTCAGTGTCAGAGCTGAATGCTGAATCATGGGCTTCACAGTCCTCTGGCATGCCATGTGAATCGGATGAGAGTCAAGGCTTTTCTCAATACTTGACAAGTCACTGTAGCAGACCTCAGTCGACGTCATGTGGGGCCTGTGGCGTTCAGAGCACTGAAATAAGCAGTTCTTTAGAGGAAAACCCATCACAGTCCAGTCCAAATGAAg ATTTTTCTGACCAGAAAGCATTTATCAACCCTGTAAGGCAGCGACTGGTCCAGAAAATGGAGCTTTATGAAGAGGGGAGGATTTTAACTTCTGATCTGCTCTCATCAGGCGACTCATTAT ACCGAGGGATGAACGCTCAAACGAGGGAGCCAGAAGAGAGTGATGAGTTTGCAAGTGAGACGTCTGGAGTCGACATGCAGTCACCTGCTGCAGTTTAA
- the irak1 gene encoding interleukin-1 receptor-associated kinase 1 isoform X1: MSGVEFEREFLYNLPASVMSHFTRVMDSLSHSDWILFASHVISDQTELRLLEQSPRRTDILMHKWGCRNGTVGELLQILEGLQWFRPRDIILECRRIPQSRLERRSPSPVPPSTACQTSTVSFIKEFLPVHEIRPLPKPSPPPPDMDSISSRTSNIAEKCPSKNRVDPPPLYSTAMSWPFEEIQRGTCNFSPCKQIGEGGFGHVYQAVMRNTEFAVKKLKEDSHLDWDVVKESFRTEVEKLSQHPCTFWAQFSLSNNPRYRHPNIMDFVGYSIDRQIYCLIYVYMPNGSLEDRLRCEDSNALSWSQRVNVLLGTAKAIQYLHSCSPALIHGDIKSSNILLGDHLEPKLGDFGLARFCRSPSKTPGKTSTVAHTATVRGTLAYLPEEYLKDGQLGVEIDVYSFGVVILEVLTGRQALEVDGQSKTVYLKDLVKEEEDDGRSFSKGKHSRELSYVNAAENICRKHLDPRLMTKDTPTPHGSMEISQMACRCLERRRKKRPPMTEVFKALQDVHSGLKTSGRLTTVRLSPVSSHPSTPEPLRSNDSSLDSLTHQFSKLHPQENTYPYLQKPVFPTLNSVMTQSSCSVSELNAESWASQSSGMPCESDESQGFSQYLTSHCSRPQSTSCGACGVQSTEISSSLEENPSQSSPNEDFSDQKAFINPVRQRLVQKMELYEEGRILTSDLLSSGDSLYRGMNAQTREPEESDEFASETSGVDMQSPAAV, translated from the exons ATGTCTGGAGTGGAGTTTGAGAGGGAGTTTCTGTACAACTTACCCGCGTCTGTTATGAGTCACTTTACACGGGTTATGGACTCACTTTCACACTCAGACTGGATATTATTCG CTTCACATGTAATATCTGATCAGACTGAACTACGCCTTTTGGAGCAAAGCCCCAGACGCACAGACATCCTCATGCACAAATGGGGCTGTCGCAACGGGACGGTTGGAGAACTACTGCAGATTCTTGAAGGCTTGCAGTGGTTTCGGCCCCGTGATATCATCCTTGAAT GTAGACGTATACCGCAGTCTCGTTTGGAGCGACGGTCACCTTCACCGGTGCCACCATCCACGGCATGTCAAACCAGTACAGTCAGCTTTATCAAAGAGTTTCTCCCGGTCCACG AAATCAGGCCTCTACCCAAGCCTAGCCCTCCACCGCCCGATATGGACTCCATCAGTTCAAGAACCTCAAATATAGCCGAAAAG TGCCCAAGTAAGAACCGGGTGGATCCCCCGCCTCTTTACTCCACTGCGATGAGTTGGCCGTTTGAAGAAATACAGAGAGGCACATGCAATTTTTCGCCGTGCAAGCAGATCGGAGAAGGAGGTTTTGGGCACGTGTATCAAGCTGTGATGAGAAACACAGAGTTCGCTGTGAAGAAGCTGAAAGAG GACTCTCATTTGGATTGGGATGTCGTGAAGGAAAGTTTCAGGACGGAAGTGGAAAAACTTTCACA GCACCCATGCACATTTTGGGCCCAATTCTCCCTTTCCAACAATCCTAG ATACAGGCATCCCAACATAATGGACTTTGTTGGCTACAGTATAGACAGACAAATTTATTGTCtcatatatgtttatatgccGAATGGCTCTTTAGAAGACCGACTACGCTGTGAG GACAGCAACGCCCTCTCTTGGTCACAGCGTGTAAATGTGTTACTGGGCACTGCAAAAGCTATTCAATACCTGCATTCTTGTTCACCTGCACTTATTCATGGAGATATCAAGAG CTCTAACATCCTTTTAGGCGATCACCTGGAGCCCAAGTTGGGCGACTTTGGATTGGCGCGTTTCTGTCGGAGCCCCAGCAAAACCCCAGGCAAGACGTCCACCGTGGCTCACACTGCAACGGTACGGGGAACTCTCGCATACCTCCCAGAAGAATACCTGAAGGATGGACAGCTAGGAGTGGAGATCGATGTCTACAGCTTTGGAGTG GTCATACTAGAGGTACTTACTGGACGGCAGGCACTTGAGGTCGATGGCCAGTCCAAAACTGTTTACTTG AAAGATCTGGTTAAAGAGGAGGAAGATGATGGGAGAAGCTTCAGCAAAGGGAAGCACTCGCGAGAGCTGTCCTATGTTAACGCGGCGGAGAACATCTGCAGGAAACATCTGGATCCACGATTGATGACTAAAGACACACCTACCCCTCATGGATCAATGGAAATTTCTCAAATGGCATGTCGATGTTTAGAACGACGGAGGAAGAAGAGGCCTCCTATGACGGAA GTGTTTAAAGCACTTCAAGATGTACATTCAGGGTTGAAGACCTCTGGCAGATTGACCACGGTCAGATTATCTCCTGTATCATCTCATCCATCCACCCCTGAGCCTCTGCGCTCCAACGACAGCTCTCTGGACTCTCTCACCCATCAGTTCTCCAAACTCCACCCTCAAGAGAACACATACCCCTACCTTCAAAAGCCTGTCTTTCCCACCTTGAACTCTGTAATGACTCAGTCTAGCTGCTCAGTGTCAGAGCTGAATGCTGAATCATGGGCTTCACAGTCCTCTGGCATGCCATGTGAATCGGATGAGAGTCAAGGCTTTTCTCAATACTTGACAAGTCACTGTAGCAGACCTCAGTCGACGTCATGTGGGGCCTGTGGCGTTCAGAGCACTGAAATAAGCAGTTCTTTAGAGGAAAACCCATCACAGTCCAGTCCAAATGAAg ATTTTTCTGACCAGAAAGCATTTATCAACCCTGTAAGGCAGCGACTGGTCCAGAAAATGGAGCTTTATGAAGAGGGGAGGATTTTAACTTCTGATCTGCTCTCATCAGGCGACTCATTAT ACCGAGGGATGAACGCTCAAACGAGGGAGCCAGAAGAGAGTGATGAGTTTGCAAGTGAGACGTCTGGAGTCGACATGCAGTCACCTGCTGCAGTTTAA
- the irak1 gene encoding interleukin-1 receptor-associated kinase 1 isoform X2: protein MSGVEFEREFLYNLPASVMSHFTRVMDSLSHSDWILFASHVISDQTELRLLEQSPRRTDILMHKWGCRNGTVGELLQILEGLQWFRPRDIILECRRIPQSRLERRSPSPVPPSTACQTSTVSFIKEFLPVHEIRPLPKPSPPPPDMDSISSRTSNIAEKCPSKNRVDPPPLYSTAMSWPFEEIQRGTCNFSPCKQIGEGGFGHVYQAVMRNTEFAVKKLKEDSHLDWDVVKESFRTEVEKLSQYRHPNIMDFVGYSIDRQIYCLIYVYMPNGSLEDRLRCEDSNALSWSQRVNVLLGTAKAIQYLHSCSPALIHGDIKSSNILLGDHLEPKLGDFGLARFCRSPSKTPGKTSTVAHTATVRGTLAYLPEEYLKDGQLGVEIDVYSFGVVILEVLTGRQALEVDGQSKTVYLKDLVKEEEDDGRSFSKGKHSRELSYVNAAENICRKHLDPRLMTKDTPTPHGSMEISQMACRCLERRRKKRPPMTEVFKALQDVHSGLKTSGRLTTVRLSPVSSHPSTPEPLRSNDSSLDSLTHQFSKLHPQENTYPYLQKPVFPTLNSVMTQSSCSVSELNAESWASQSSGMPCESDESQGFSQYLTSHCSRPQSTSCGACGVQSTEISSSLEENPSQSSPNEDFSDQKAFINPVRQRLVQKMELYEEGRILTSDLLSSGDSLYRGMNAQTREPEESDEFASETSGVDMQSPAAV, encoded by the exons ATGTCTGGAGTGGAGTTTGAGAGGGAGTTTCTGTACAACTTACCCGCGTCTGTTATGAGTCACTTTACACGGGTTATGGACTCACTTTCACACTCAGACTGGATATTATTCG CTTCACATGTAATATCTGATCAGACTGAACTACGCCTTTTGGAGCAAAGCCCCAGACGCACAGACATCCTCATGCACAAATGGGGCTGTCGCAACGGGACGGTTGGAGAACTACTGCAGATTCTTGAAGGCTTGCAGTGGTTTCGGCCCCGTGATATCATCCTTGAAT GTAGACGTATACCGCAGTCTCGTTTGGAGCGACGGTCACCTTCACCGGTGCCACCATCCACGGCATGTCAAACCAGTACAGTCAGCTTTATCAAAGAGTTTCTCCCGGTCCACG AAATCAGGCCTCTACCCAAGCCTAGCCCTCCACCGCCCGATATGGACTCCATCAGTTCAAGAACCTCAAATATAGCCGAAAAG TGCCCAAGTAAGAACCGGGTGGATCCCCCGCCTCTTTACTCCACTGCGATGAGTTGGCCGTTTGAAGAAATACAGAGAGGCACATGCAATTTTTCGCCGTGCAAGCAGATCGGAGAAGGAGGTTTTGGGCACGTGTATCAAGCTGTGATGAGAAACACAGAGTTCGCTGTGAAGAAGCTGAAAGAG GACTCTCATTTGGATTGGGATGTCGTGAAGGAAAGTTTCAGGACGGAAGTGGAAAAACTTTCACA ATACAGGCATCCCAACATAATGGACTTTGTTGGCTACAGTATAGACAGACAAATTTATTGTCtcatatatgtttatatgccGAATGGCTCTTTAGAAGACCGACTACGCTGTGAG GACAGCAACGCCCTCTCTTGGTCACAGCGTGTAAATGTGTTACTGGGCACTGCAAAAGCTATTCAATACCTGCATTCTTGTTCACCTGCACTTATTCATGGAGATATCAAGAG CTCTAACATCCTTTTAGGCGATCACCTGGAGCCCAAGTTGGGCGACTTTGGATTGGCGCGTTTCTGTCGGAGCCCCAGCAAAACCCCAGGCAAGACGTCCACCGTGGCTCACACTGCAACGGTACGGGGAACTCTCGCATACCTCCCAGAAGAATACCTGAAGGATGGACAGCTAGGAGTGGAGATCGATGTCTACAGCTTTGGAGTG GTCATACTAGAGGTACTTACTGGACGGCAGGCACTTGAGGTCGATGGCCAGTCCAAAACTGTTTACTTG AAAGATCTGGTTAAAGAGGAGGAAGATGATGGGAGAAGCTTCAGCAAAGGGAAGCACTCGCGAGAGCTGTCCTATGTTAACGCGGCGGAGAACATCTGCAGGAAACATCTGGATCCACGATTGATGACTAAAGACACACCTACCCCTCATGGATCAATGGAAATTTCTCAAATGGCATGTCGATGTTTAGAACGACGGAGGAAGAAGAGGCCTCCTATGACGGAA GTGTTTAAAGCACTTCAAGATGTACATTCAGGGTTGAAGACCTCTGGCAGATTGACCACGGTCAGATTATCTCCTGTATCATCTCATCCATCCACCCCTGAGCCTCTGCGCTCCAACGACAGCTCTCTGGACTCTCTCACCCATCAGTTCTCCAAACTCCACCCTCAAGAGAACACATACCCCTACCTTCAAAAGCCTGTCTTTCCCACCTTGAACTCTGTAATGACTCAGTCTAGCTGCTCAGTGTCAGAGCTGAATGCTGAATCATGGGCTTCACAGTCCTCTGGCATGCCATGTGAATCGGATGAGAGTCAAGGCTTTTCTCAATACTTGACAAGTCACTGTAGCAGACCTCAGTCGACGTCATGTGGGGCCTGTGGCGTTCAGAGCACTGAAATAAGCAGTTCTTTAGAGGAAAACCCATCACAGTCCAGTCCAAATGAAg ATTTTTCTGACCAGAAAGCATTTATCAACCCTGTAAGGCAGCGACTGGTCCAGAAAATGGAGCTTTATGAAGAGGGGAGGATTTTAACTTCTGATCTGCTCTCATCAGGCGACTCATTAT ACCGAGGGATGAACGCTCAAACGAGGGAGCCAGAAGAGAGTGATGAGTTTGCAAGTGAGACGTCTGGAGTCGACATGCAGTCACCTGCTGCAGTTTAA